gacctgttcttcataaggccactacttttaagagcagcagatgtagctgacttttctcacacatagaaacagatacagagagttacacaaaatgaggagacagaagaatatgtacaaaatgaatgaacagaacaaaatcacagcaaaagacataaaacagagataagtaatatgcctgagagaatttaaagtaatggtcctAAAAATACTCACTTGactagagaaaaaagaagaggagctCAGTGAGacagacccttaacaaagagacaggaaacaataaaaagaacccATCAGAGATAAAGGACTTCATAACTGAAATCAAATGTATcctagagggaataaatagtacactagaggaagcagaacagatcagtgacctAAAGGACGgaataatggaaagcaatcaagctgaacaggagagaaaaaaataataaaaaatgaaaatagactaagGCAACTAAGataccatcaagcataataacattcatattataggaatcccaggaggagaagagggagaaaagggggcagagaatttatttgaagaaataatagctgaaaacttcctgaatttggggaagaaaacagaaatccagatccaggagccacagagagcccccaacaaattCAACACAAGGAGTTacacaccaagacacacagtaattaaaatggcaaaaagtagtaataaacagagaattttaaaagcagcaaaagaaaatggttacatacaagggaaaccccacagggctatcagctgatttttcagtacAATTTTTGCAggtcagaagggagtggcatgatatattcagagtgctgAAGGGAAAAAACCCTGAAGGCAAGAATATTGtgtccagcaaggctatcattcagaatagaaagagacataaagagtttcccagacaaacaaaagttaaaggaactcatgactactaaaccagccctacatgAAATGTGAAAGAGGACTTtttgaggggaaaggaaagagcataagtaagagtaagaaaagcaggaaacaaaaaagcagtaaaattaagtatatctataaaaagcAGTcaaggagggggcgcctgggtggctcagtcagttaagcctccgactcttgatttcggctcaggtcatgatctcagggtcctatcagggtccccactcagcagggagtctgtttgtctccctctccctctgcccctcccatcccacttgcacacacacactctctctttcaagtaagtaaataaatcttttttttaaagattttatttatttatttgacggagagagacagcgagagagggaacacaagcagggggagtgggagagggagaagcaggctcgatcccagtaccctgagatcatgacctgagccgaaggcagacacttaacaactgagctacccaggtgccccagtaaataaatcttttaaaagaatcagtcaagatggggcgcctgggtggtacagttagTTAactgtccgactcttggttttggctcaggtccaaacttagggtcctgagatcaagccccaggccAGGCTCTCAGCTTGAGATGGAGTCTACTTCACATTCTCTCTCCGTCTGcgcctcctgcttgtgttctctgtctctctctctctaaaataaataaataaatctttttaaaaaatcagtcaagggattcacagaataaaaggatgtaaagtatgacaccatatacatACCTAAAATGTGGAGGGGGTGgtaaaaaaatgcattcaaacttaagcgaccatcaacttaatatagactgctgtatgcataagatgttatatatgcacctaatggtaaccataaatcCAAAACCAGTAAGAGTTAcgaaaaaaacaaagagaaaggaatccaagtatatcactaaagaaagtcaacaaaccatgagagaagagagcaagaaaagataGGAATAGAGAAGAACTATAAgcacaaccataaaacaagtcacAAAATGTCAGTAAGTACATGCCTATCAAttattactttgaatgtaaatgcactaaacattctaatcaaaagacacagggtgacagaatggataaaaaagcaagacccatcaatatgcagCCTACAAAAGATTCATTTAAGatttaaagacacatgcagatggaaagtaaagggatggaaaagcatttatcatgcaaatggaagtaaaaaagaaagccagggtagtaatacttatatcaaacaaaataagattttcaaaaaaagactatgtaataagagacaaagaaggacactatataatcacaAAGGGAACAATTCAATAGgaagatacaacaattgtaaatatttatgcaccctacaggggagcacctaaatacataaagcagctaataacaaacataagggaagtaatcaatagtaatacaaaatagtaggggactttgtAGTAATACAAAATAGTAAGCCCcacacttatatcaatggatagatcattcaaacataaaatcaacaaggaacagtggctttgaatgacacattggaccagatggatccaACAGATACATTCAAAACATTCCACCatgaaacagcagaatacacattcttttctattgCACATGGAACATCCTCTACAATAGATcacacattaggccacaaaaaaagtatcaacaaattcaaaaagactgaagtcataccatgcatcttttctgatcccaacactatgaaactagaaatcaatcatgagaaaaaaatctggaaagaacacaaatacacagaggttaaataacatgatgctaaacaatgaataggtcacCTAAGGCatcaaagaggaaatccaaaAATACTTGGAGATAAACGAAAATTgtaacacaatggttcaaaatctttgggatatagcaaaagctgttctaagagggacatttacttattttttttaaagattttatttatttatttgacaaagagagacacagtgagagagtgaacacaagcagggggagtgagagagggagaagcaggcttcctgctgagcagggagcccgatgtggggcttgatcccagaaccccgggatcaaggcagacgcttaaacaactgagccactcaggcgcccagggACATTTATAGTAATACATagctacctcaagaagcaaggaaaatctcaaataagcaacctaaccttatacctaaaggagctagaaaaagatgactaaaaaattaaataaataaataaataaataaataaataaataaataaataaataaataaaatgccagtagaaacaaggaaataacacagactagagcagaaataaaggaaacaggaactaaaacaaaacaaaaaagagcaaaaaaacccacaatagaacagatcaatgaaaccaggagctggttctttgtaaTGATTAAaccctcagggcacctgggtggctcagttggttaagcaacggcctttggcccgggtcatgatcctggagtcccgggatcgagtcccacatcgggctccctgctcagcagggcgtctgcttctccctctgaccctcttccctctctcgctctctggctctcattctctctctcaaataaataaataaaatctttaaaaaaaaaaggattaaaccttcagccagactcatcaaaaagaaaaaaaaagagagagaggactcaaatccaaaaatgaaacaggaaaagtAACAActaacactacagaaatacaaaggattataagagaatattataaaaaattatatgccaacaaattggacaacctagaagaactggataaattcttagaatcatataacttcccaaaactgaatcaggaagaaacagaatatttgaacagatggattactagcaatgaaattaaatcagtaatctgaaaactcccaaaaacaaaagtccagaccagacagcttcacaggtgaattctaccaaacatttaaagaagagttaatacctactcttctcaaactattccaaaaaatagaggaggaagggacgcctccaaattcattctatgaggccagtcttaccctgataccaaaacgaGATAAAGACACAGGGTAATATCTCTGATGAAACACAgacgcaaaaatcctcaacaaaagattagcaaaccgaatccaacaacacattaaaaaaataattcaccacgatcaagtgggatttattcctgggatgcaagagtggttcaatagtcacaaatttatcaacatgatacatcacatcaataagagaaagaataaaaaccatacgatcatttcaatagatgcagaaaaaccatttaacaaagtacatcatattcatgataaaaaacgcTAAACAAAGTAGGATTAggtggaacatacctcaacatagtaaaggcccatatatgacaaacccacagctaacatcatacataaagggataaaaaacaagagcttttcctctaagattaggaacaagacatgGATGTCCatactctcactacttttattcaacatagtactggaagtcctggccacagcaaccagaccaggaaaaaaaaaatgaaaggcaccCAAATctgtaaggaaaaagtaaaattttcactgtttgcagatgaaatcatactatatacagaaaatcctaaagactcaaccaaaaaaaactactaaaactgacaAATGAATACAGTGAAgttacagaatacaaaatcaatatatgaaaatttattgtatttctatacactaataagtagcagaaagagaaattaagaaaacaatcccacttacaattgtgccaaaaagaataaaatacctacaaataaatttaaccaagaaagtgaaagatctgtactctaaaaattataaaacattgatgaaggaggggcacctaggtggctcagttgattaagcgtctaccttcagctcaggtcatgatctcagggtcctggaatcgagccctgcattgggctccctgctccgtgggaagcctgcttctccctctccttctgcagctcctcctgcttgtgctctctctctctcaaataaacaaataaaatctttaaaaaaaaaaatacaactaccatatgatctggtaATTCCACTATGGGGTATTTAtccagaatacaaaaacactaattcaaaagatttatgcacccctatatttattgcagtattatttccaatagccaaattatggaagcagcccaagtgtccactgatatatgaacagataaagaagatatccataacggaatattactcagccataaaaaaaagaatgaggtctcGCCATGTGTGACAACAtaaatggacctagagggtattatgctaagtaaaataagtcagaaaaagacaaatactatataatttcacttacagATGGagcctaaaaaaacaaaacaaattaacaagctaacaaaaaacaccagaaagagaatcataaatacagagaacacactaCACTGGTGCTTGCCAGTGGGGAggtaggtagggggatgggtgaaatacatGAAAGGGATTAAGACatagagactttaaaaaaaaaaagtttttgtgtcTTCTAAGTACAAACATCTCAAAATTACTCTTAGTATTTAAGTTAtctgattttcctatttttctttgtccttgacATGGAAATTCAACAAGTGCCATCTGGGTTACAAAATGAGTGTCCTCCAACTGAGAGAAGATGGAACTTTCTTCCCCAATAGGCAACCCTTCCAAAGGACAGTTTAGGTCTTTTGAAGAATTGGATTAGAAAATACAGGTTGATAATGTGATGTTGATAACTTCTGCCTCAGAGACTTCTTCTGTACCCGTGAAAAGGCAGCCATGAGGGGTGTACAACAGTGTGTGGTGTGGATGAAAGAAGACTGGCAATGAGTGGAATACTGCTGAAATTGGGTCATGGGTACACAGAGTTCATTATACTAGCCTCTTTTTTCATAAtcaaaaggcttttaaaaaaaacgaagaaaatgaaaactaaaataataagtACCCCCAAATAATCAGTAAGAATGGGAGAGTAAGCAAGAATAAGGAAGTTAGGTTGTCGGGTGTAACTACAATCCACAGATAATACAAGAACATTATTTTAGCCAATAACTTAAATCCCTTCCTTCCATGAATAGCACGGCTCCTACCTGGATATATATATCCATTGCTATACCCATCAAAATGGATTTCCTGGGTTTTTACTTTGCCTGCCCTGTCTTTGATGAAACGTCTCCTAGTCAAGCAGCCCAggatgatttaaaagaaaaaaaaaaagcgaagaACCTGGATAAACCACAAGGTATGTAAAACAATCCATGAGTATCAAAAACTGACAATCTAAACAACAGAAGGTTTGGTATAGAAAAAGGATGTGATGGGCCATTAATTTCCACCTTATACTTTAATCACCCAGAAAGTCACAGAAAGGtcaattacttcctttttttaatttttttttattttttaaattttattatgttatgttagtcgaGAGGTTAATCACTTCCAATTAACATTGCTCTCTATAGAGCTGGTGCCCAATAAATGAATGTTAATTAGCTAACATGGCATCCTTGGTTCAGTGGTTCAATTATACATGGCCACCACTACCAAAGCTTGACTTTTAAATTTACACCACAGCGAAAGTGTTTTTTGATAAATCCAACATTATGAGGCATGTTCTACCTGATATCCAAAGAAGACCATCAGCCACATATCCAGCATGACATGAAAGGGATCGGTCAAAGGACTGCACAAAAGTCCATTTGTTCTTCTTGGGGCAATATCGCTCAACTGTAGGCAGAACCTGGCGCAGTTCATTTCTACCCCCAGCCGCATAGAGGTATTCATCCATGGCACCCAGCACAAAATGCTCCCGGCAGTTTTTCATGGGTGCTATCTCGGCCCAGGAATTACTACGGGGGTCATAGCGACAGGCAGTCCTCACGGCACACGTCCGGCCACTAGCATGCTCAACTTCTCCGCCCGCTACAAACAGAAAGTCCCCCATGACTGCCACACAATGGTGGCTCCTTCCCACGGGCATGGGAGCCAGCTCACTCCAGTTGGCAATGGCAGCTATGAGAGCATTCTCCTGGTCAACGGGATTGAAGTACCGAAGTTCCTTGACTTTACAGACCTCACGCTTTTTCCCGCCAATGATATACAGAGTGTCTGACTGGAACCGCGGTTTGGTCCTGCGAGTTTGCCAAACGGGCTGTGCATAGATGCTCTGGTGGTATTCCAGGGCCTCATTGACAAGAGCGGTTGCAGTTTCACTTGCCTGGACGAGGGGGTGGGACAGGGCAACTGTATGCAGAGTATCCACATCCATCAGGCCAAAGCGGATATACTGCAGGAGCTCATCCATGTACTGGTAATGGCAGTTGTGTTCCAACCACCTCACGGCTAGCTgaaacagagggaggaggaatgaCAGAATACAAAGGTAAGAAAGAGAGCCAAAGCAACGGTGTGCGGGCAGGTCACCTTGTATTCTCTCAGATGCCTTATAAtacatctttctttcttacaaataGTGTAACAGTAGAGTATCTTGATACTCAGCTGAGGAATCTTTTCCTCCTGCATCCGCAGAGACACCAACGAACTCAAGTATCATTGTAGAGGTCAAGAGCAATGTTAAGCAACGCTGACAGAGACTTAAGGTAGCACTTGGAGTGAACAATGATCACTTTTCAAAGAATGAGAGTACTGTTGTGAAACAACCTGTTCCCTTGTTTCATGCCAAGGAGGCTTGGTACACCCCAGGAATATCAACGATGAGCAGTGTTGCCCCAGTACAAGCAACGCATGTCAACCCATGAGGCACGGTGCTGTATCAATACAAGGAACGTAAGAAAATATGTGATCATCTGAGACCACAGGGTGTAGTTGAGAGAGAATCAATATGACACTAGTAGAAcgatttagaaagaaaaaggactttttttccctGCCCCTCTGGTAGGTCCATCAGTCaggaagcaagagaagaaaaagaaagattgtaacccatcaattttatttttatttcccagtgAGTTTTCATCTTCAAGACAGTTGTTGTTTGCACATGTAAGATGCTGGCGATTTGTTAGAGCCATTTTCACAAAAACAGGATACAGAGGAGATGATCTTTGTATTAGGGACAAAATAGCAGGTTGTAATCTTAACCTTTTTGTTTAGGTTTAGACCTCTctcaagaaggaaaggagaaacaacTCTGGGCTAAAGACAAATAGAATTTCTAAAAACTAAAGCAGGAGCACAAAGTCATGAATAATAAAATTGTACAGTGATTTAGAAAATACCATCAACAAAAAACCAATTCACGTTACGGTGCACGTAATTTAAGTGTTTAATTAATGTGACTTAATATTTAAGTTTGGCGCAAACCTTCCTACATACCAACATGAAGTATATCTAATATCTCCAGTCAACATATTCGATATAAATTATCTTTAGCAGCGCCTATATTAAGCTAGATCTCCTAGACAATATAAATGTGGATGTGAAGGAACTAGCATGAAAAGGTAAAGTAATAAttagaatattaaataattgtgttgtgttttatttGTGACCAATGGAGTTGGGGTTCTGAGCTCCCCTTTTCAGCTAATATAGATCATTAGGTGAAAAGTctacagagggagggagaaggcaatGTAGTGCTCTTGGACCATTACTCCCAGGCAAACATGAGCTGGGTTTTCATCTGGATAAAAAGGATCATAAAACTCTCTGAAGCACTAGATGATTTCATTTGAGTTTCATACAGAGTTTCtgtattcatttgacaaatggCTCCAAAAGGCAAGGCATATTTGGGgcttttctttttagctttctGAATGAAGAGAATGCAGGAAATGAATTCATTTCCCATATATACTAAATTGCATCTCTTAATGAATTACGtagtgaagagaaataaaaaagaatgccaGGTAAGCCTACCATTGGCAAGGAGGCAGACACCATGGACAGCAGCTGAGTGTCACACTCCAACTGTTTTTCTAGAaactagcatttaaaaaaaaattaaataggataCCCACCTGatgaaaaaatgtttctgtgtatGGTGACCATGAGCAATAATCAAAGATATTGGAGAAGAAAAACGTCACTCATCAATCACCAGGTTTCTGCCAGAAGTAGAGAGTTCCCATAGGCAACATCCTGGTTTTTATCCACCctaattttagaaatttcaagGGATGGGGTTCCAATTATTTCCCTGGGGAGATAATTCAACAATTTAACAAATGATCTTCCATTCTTTGCCCACAGAGCTTTCAAAAGTTCCCAGGGATAAAGTCATCCCATTCAAGGTCATTTCTCATGCAGCAGGTAAAATTTTCTGAAACTTAATCTTCGATATTGCTCCTAATTTAATTGAGTAGTTCCAGCTGATATTGCTTTGCCCTGTAACAAATTTCTCAGCATCCTTACATCCTAATATTTCTGCATCTTTCATATGGATACTACAGGAAACAGCATAAGAGAAACATCAGATAAATATCCATGTCTCCATAGCCTCTTCTTATAGCATAGTGCTgcccatttaattatttttctctttcctcataaATCAGTTCTTCCTATGTCATAATCAATCTTCTAGCCCATCTCTTAACACTctccagtttatttttgtttttctggcaaACAGTGGCACTTACTGCATGAAAAGCACACAGGCCACAACTAGGTTCTGCCTTTAAGAAAATCTCTAACAAATCAAACAGGCAATGGAAAGTGACCACTGTGATCTATCACTGATTAATTTCTGACTTTCTGTCTACTATTAGGCCTATGTCACATCTATCATGATGTTTTCCACGTTCAATTTCCCCAATACTATGCATTGCAGAATACTTTGTGCACACACATTTAGTTCATATTCTCTGggataatttttatcttatttcttgcCAGTATTTCTAATTTCTTGCAGATTTCATATAATTTGCACACTTTTATCACTTTAAGTATTTTCAGACTATGCAAGTCATTAACAGTTGTTGGGTTTATCTTTTCTCCAGATCAAAGGTAAATGTAATTTACAACTGTTCTGCCACCAACCTCAAAGCAATCTCAGCTAGAATTAGTgtgatttatagatttaaatCCAGTGCTTCCCAAACCTAACATGCGCACAAATTAACTGGGGTTTCTGGTCAagatgcagattctgactcaatAAGTAGGGAGAGAAAGATAgggagtttgcatttctaacaatctAAAGATGAtgcagggcgcctaggtggctcagttgttaagcgtctgccttcggctcaggtcatgatcccagagtcctgggatcgagtcccacatcgggctccctgctcagcaggaagcctgcttctccctctcccactccccctgcttgtgttcctgctctcactgtctctctctgtcaaataaataaataaaatcttaaaaaaaaaataaagatgatgcatatgctgctggtccatgggcCACACTTTGAGTCAGAAGGTTCTAGACAGATTCCTAATCATGAAACAGTAAATTGCTGTCTTATTAGAATAAAGTCTGCGGTTTCAAAACTAGGCTTAAATCAAATGAAGTCTAAGTAGGATGCTGTAGTAAAAATATAGGACACTTAAGGCTTAGTATTAAAGGTAAAATAGTATATTTCCTATATAGTGGATACGGGTGAGATCTTACTATGGGTAAAACGGCATATTTTGAGACCTTGGTTCTATAAGGTCTATGAATCAACAGCTGGTTCCAATAGCATATCATGAGTCATATAAACACTCTGTGTAGTTCTGCtttcacaataataaataaatgttaaagagtacaacgacatggatggagccagagagtattatgctaagtgaaataagtcagtgagaaagacaaataccatacgatttcactcataagtggaatttcagaaacaaaagagcaaaagggaaaagaaaagagagacagacaaaccaagaaacaagactcttaactatagaaaacaaactgatggttaccggaggggaggtgggtggggggatggggaaaataggtgatggggattaaggagcgcacttgttgCAATGAACACCGGGTattgtacagaattgttgaatcactgcattgtacacctgaaactagtattacactgtatgctagctaactggaatttcaataaaaacttgaaaaaaagttaTTGTACTGTTTTTACTTTCGTAAAAACGTAAGAGAGAAAACCACTGAAAGAATGGATAActtttatttatccaaaaaatgaaagaaatggcaaagaaatttcaaaacaatgAACTACCTCAAAATCACTTCTACACTGTGGACCCCACAAAGCCATGCTGAATTGAGGGCAAGGTGGTAGAGGAAATCCTGGGGCACATTTAAGGGGTTTAGAGAATACTGTAAGCAGAAGGCTGATTCATCACTGGGGCATCATGGAACCTAAAGATCACAGTTAGCTTTGTAGTGTATTTTGGTGCTTTTATTGTTTGGAATAATTAATAATTGTTTGGAAACAATTATTCTGGGAACTGGTGGTTTTTAATGACACTGCATTGAGAAAGCGTAAGTCAGGGAAGGGTGaaatcctattctttttttttataagattttatttatttatttgagagagagagagcacagagggagagagagagggagaagcagactccccagtgagcagggagcctgacatggggctccatcccgggaccctgggaccatgacctgagccgaaggcagacgcttaaccgactgagccacccaggcgcccctgaaatccCACTCTATCTTACTTATCCTGGCATACTGCTATCCCCATCACTCTAAGCTCTAGCATATTTTAATTGGGAGAAAGACGGAGCAATCAGCAGAAGTCTTATCTCCCCCTTTCTTGGTGACAAAGCCAGCAAGAgtggaaaagaaattaaggattcCATTTGGGAAGACACACAAAGGGTACCATTGGGCAAGATGTTTCCTAAACCATCTAAAATACAAGGGACTATCATCTCTAAAGACTACAGGAGATCTCCCAGGCACCTTGCCTGACCCAATCTAGTTCATCTGACCCTGACAAAGAATTGTTCCTTCCTAAAAGGAGCATTTGCTACAGCTTATTCCAACTTCAATTCATCTCATCCTCAGATCCTTGATAAGAACAGTGGCTGCACACAGTAGGCTATGAATATTTGTTGcataaagggaaaattatttccaactgTTCTTAGGCTATTTCTCATATTCCTCTTGAACAAACAGTATCAATTCCTTTCTATATTTGTCTACCTATCCCAGGTTTCGGTTTCCTGTTATCTCATCTTTGTGGCTTTCCTATAAAGCCCTTATAAGCTCTCAGAATGTCACACGGCAGCACACAGCATACTGAACTTATGCATATAAGACCCTTGTTTTACTCTTTCACATGGTTGGTGTCAACCACCTCTACCTCAGATTCTTGGCAATGCAATGAATATCATAGTCTTTTAAGccttgaataaataataaaatagtaggGCAAGAAAAAAACGTTATAGAGTCCATTTGTTTCAAGCTTCTCAATTTTACGAACGGAAATAAAATCTAGACAAGTTATCTCTCTTACCTCAAGCCATGCAACCCATTAGCAGAAAAGCTGGAACTAAAACCCCAGTTtttcagactcttaactatagagaacaaacggagggctgctggaggggaggtgggcggggaaGATGGGTTAAATcggcgatggggattaaggagggcacttgtgatgagcaccgggtgttgtatgtaagtgacgaatcactaaattctacactagaaactaatattacactgtatgttaacttgctggaatttaaataaaaacttgaaactctaaataaataaataataaaaataaacaaataaataaataaaaattaaagctgaagaaaaactttaaaaaacccagtttttaaattatacaatgtGTTTTTCTATTGTATCACATTATTGCTATTTTTCCATCAGTAACTATTTTAAGACGGAACCCAGGCAAATGTAATTAAGACCAAACATAACTTCCATATActctaaattagaaaaacaaagtctgtttttaaagtatgttttgcTTGAAGATAGGTGGACAATATTTTGCAATAAGCCTCACTTATGGATTACTTCAACataaaaagcatatatttaatgcttcttaaaaatgcttttaatgcTCTTAAAGAGTGTGTAATTAAAGAACAAGTATTTAGGGTAAAAGACATCCTTTGAGGTTTGAATTACTGTTGTACTTTTTAtgggaatatatattttaattctaggTCATTCCTTGTTAACTAAACCTGGCTCAAAAATATATAGAAGAGATAATCGTTTCCCTTTAGTTATCTCAGTGTATCTCAACTGGTTATCATTCTATGGAGTAGAATATATGACATAGATACAATCCTAAATATCATAGTATATAATccaaaattctagaaattttgctctaattcaattaaaatatataatttactcATGTGTTTCAGAAATATATCAGTTATATGAACAAACATTACATTCCTAATATTGCAAATCCTGAAGTTGTGATCCAAATTCCTTCATTGCTCACGCTCAGACAGAAGTGGCTATTTTGAAATCTAAAATTCCTTATCCTTTGAAAGAAGCAGCAGTTTTTGAAGTCTTACTCTGCTTGTATATGTATGTCCATATGTATGTGTACTACTCAACATGACCCCCAAGTCATGTCAAATAAGAAATCTTACACTCACAAGATTTCCTGGAAAATATATGATTTCTAAAGTCATCCCAAATCCAAGAACACACATCAGTGCACTCTTCCATACAAGTGCCTTTATGTcttgcaaatatatataaaagtgcc
Above is a window of Zalophus californianus isolate mZalCal1 chromosome 7, mZalCal1.pri.v2, whole genome shotgun sequence DNA encoding:
- the KLHL32 gene encoding kelch-like protein 32 isoform X7, with protein sequence MPSERCLSIQEMLTGQRLCHSESHNDSVLAALNQQRSDGILCDITLIAEEQKFHAHKAVLAACSDYFRAMFSLCMVESGADEVNLHGVTSLGLKQALEFAYTGQILLEPGVIQDVLAAGSHLQLLELLNLCSHYLIQELNSFNYLDLYRLADLFNLTLLEKAVIDFLVKHLSELLKSRPEDVLTLPYCLLQEVLKSDRLTSLSEEQIWQLAVRWLEHNCHYQYMDELLQYIRFGLMDVDTLHTVALSHPLVQASETATALVNEALEYHQSIYAQPVWQTRRTKPRFQSDTLYIIGGKKREVCKVKELRYFNPVDQENALIAAIANWSELAPMPVGRSHHCVAVMGDFLFVAGGEVEHASGRTCAVRTACRYDPRSNSWAEIAPMKNCREHFVLGAMDEYLYAAGGRNELRQVLPTVERYCPKKNKWTFVQSFDRSLSCHAGYVADGLLWISGGVTNTAQYQNRLMVYEPNQCVS
- the KLHL32 gene encoding kelch-like protein 32 isoform X8; translated protein: MDELLQYIRFGLMDVDTLHTVALSHPLVQASETATALVNEALEYHQSIYAQPVWQTRRTKPRFQSDTLYIIGGKKREVCKVKELRYFNPVDQENALIAAIANWSELAPMPVGRSHHCVAVMGDFLFVAGGEVEHASGRTCAVRTACRYDPRSNSWAEIAPMKNCREHFVLGAMDEYLYAAGGRNELRQVLPTVERYCPKKNKWTFVQSFDRSLSCHAGYVADGLLWISGGVTNTAQYQNRLMVYEPNQNKWISRSPMLQRRVYHSMAAVQRKLYVLGGNDLDYNNDRILVRHIDSYNIDTDQWTRCNFSLLTGQNESGVAVHNERIYLVGGYSIWTNEPLACIQVVDVSREGKEEVFYGPTLPFASNGIAACFLPAPYFTCPNLQTLQVPHHRIGTI